A genomic window from Slackia heliotrinireducens DSM 20476 includes:
- a CDS encoding helix-turn-helix transcriptional regulator: MTEKFVEHIESKRKLGVRIAKLREEKGMSQRRLALVLELDRVTLNRIESGTANPTISTLMRIADGLDVAFEELFHY, translated from the coding sequence ATGACCGAAAAATTTGTCGAACATATCGAATCCAAACGAAAGCTCGGAGTGCGCATAGCCAAGCTCCGTGAGGAAAAGGGCATGTCCCAACGCCGCCTGGCATTAGTGCTCGAACTCGACCGAGTCACCCTTAACCGAATCGAATCCGGCACGGCAAATCCAACCATAAGCACGCTCATGCGCATCGCTGATGGATTGGACGTCGCCTTCGAAGAGCTGTTCCACTACTAG
- a CDS encoding ankyrin repeat domain-containing protein, whose amino-acid sequence MYFIYGEKDSATADLCSRLFAGRCDRFQIDAFLRSGADPNGHVMYSQSEMPAYSKQIISPLGIACLMGDYECAAALIERGARCWDFQVGLVGEAARGGNARIVDLLVRNGASVDGENGSYQNPPLVRLSCTPLDDWRMAECLLKHGAYPDIMAQNGVFPLYCAAQIGNVQMMKSLLEYGARINMTTPRGNTALMNACDEGETQAVKLLLDEGADASLRNAMGKTCMDFARQNGYGWIVQLLNDYGVRW is encoded by the coding sequence ATGTATTTCATCTATGGAGAGAAGGATTCAGCGACGGCCGATCTTTGTAGCAGGCTGTTTGCAGGGAGGTGTGATCGGTTTCAAATAGACGCATTTCTGCGTAGTGGGGCAGATCCAAATGGGCATGTGATGTATTCGCAAAGTGAAATGCCTGCATACTCGAAACAGATAATCTCCCCTTTGGGTATCGCTTGTCTGATGGGGGATTATGAATGTGCTGCCGCTTTGATAGAACGAGGGGCTCGGTGCTGGGACTTCCAAGTGGGGTTGGTGGGCGAGGCGGCGAGAGGAGGAAACGCGCGTATTGTTGACCTGCTCGTGCGAAACGGCGCCAGCGTCGACGGAGAGAACGGCTCTTACCAGAACCCTCCTTTGGTCAGGCTGAGCTGCACGCCGCTTGATGATTGGAGGATGGCGGAATGTCTGCTAAAGCATGGTGCCTACCCTGACATTATGGCTCAAAACGGAGTATTCCCTTTGTATTGTGCCGCCCAGATAGGCAACGTTCAGATGATGAAGTCTCTACTGGAGTACGGTGCGCGAATCAACATGACCACGCCAAGGGGCAATACTGCATTGATGAATGCATGCGATGAAGGAGAGACTCAGGCTGTGAAGCTTCTGTTGGACGAAGGCGCTGATGCCAGCCTGAGAAATGCCATGGGTAAGACATGCATGGATTTTGCTCGTCAGAACGGTTATGGCTGGATTGTACAACTTCTAAATGATTACGGAGTGCGATGGTAG
- a CDS encoding DUF6273 domain-containing protein — MGSVTGVYPKSRMDDYSWDELARIARVMSAAGGKWRGIEVAKEYNLCTPSGSLNGAQKKTLRLKNGLCTDAVIIGLMHDKRAYSDDLAGISFQTVNCVTFVPMNSYGGNRYGWQGSDLRHWLNSEFLRFLPDDLSRSIIPVEKRTNNKGKTNGSSDVTETNDQIWVPSLVELVGLLDRDSFLDHARFTADIYNAEGKQYELYKYYDVVFGGGCSEISKEWCWWERSCLPTYDDLWWVVNKMGFVDRSRDPASNGGVAPCFCL, encoded by the coding sequence ATGGGAAGCGTAACGGGTGTTTATCCAAAAAGCCGGATGGATGATTACTCATGGGATGAACTGGCGCGAATCGCTAGGGTGATGTCTGCCGCTGGTGGCAAGTGGCGGGGAATCGAGGTTGCGAAAGAGTACAACTTGTGTACACCGAGCGGCTCGCTTAATGGTGCTCAGAAAAAGACCTTGAGGTTAAAAAACGGCCTGTGTACGGATGCCGTGATTATCGGTCTTATGCACGATAAACGTGCGTATTCTGACGACCTTGCAGGCATCTCCTTCCAGACCGTTAATTGCGTAACGTTTGTTCCCATGAACAGTTATGGAGGCAATAGGTACGGTTGGCAAGGGTCTGATTTGAGGCATTGGCTCAACTCTGAATTTCTACGTTTCCTGCCCGACGACTTATCAAGAAGTATCATCCCTGTCGAAAAACGGACCAACAACAAAGGGAAGACGAATGGTTCAAGTGATGTAACGGAAACGAATGATCAGATCTGGGTTCCGTCTCTTGTGGAGCTTGTAGGGCTGCTGGATAGGGACAGCTTTCTTGACCATGCCCGTTTTACTGCAGACATCTACAACGCAGAAGGAAAGCAATATGAGCTATACAAATACTACGATGTTGTCTTCGGGGGAGGCTGTAGCGAGATAAGCAAAGAATGGTGTTGGTGGGAACGGAGTTGCTTGCCGACGTACGACGATCTGTGGTGGGTTGTGAACAAGATGGGATTCGTCGACCGGTCGAGGGACCCTGCGTCAAATGGCGGCGTTGCTCCGTGTTTTTGTTTGTGA
- a CDS encoding ankyrin repeat domain-containing protein, which yields MRPEHRFEFDTIMCLQHGLYDEFESRLQYCKQGVFCNFDQTFENDLDGLNFITCAAEINSCEGILRLVKYGVDVDMPNIYGQTPLFVALECGHIEAAELLISLGADLRHKDVDGYGVGEHLVMGFKRNPSMRQWIDDLMAN from the coding sequence ATGAGACCCGAGCATCGATTCGAATTCGACACGATCATGTGTCTGCAGCATGGTCTGTACGATGAATTTGAGAGCCGTCTTCAATATTGCAAGCAAGGGGTGTTCTGCAATTTCGACCAGACATTCGAAAACGACCTTGATGGTTTGAACTTCATTACATGTGCGGCCGAGATTAACAGCTGTGAAGGCATTCTCCGCTTGGTTAAATATGGGGTGGATGTGGATATGCCTAACATCTATGGGCAGACCCCGTTGTTTGTGGCTTTGGAATGCGGGCATATTGAGGCGGCCGAACTGCTTATATCGTTGGGAGCCGACCTTCGCCATAAAGATGTTGATGGATACGGTGTTGGAGAGCATTTGGTGATGGGGTTCAAACGAAATCCCAGCATGCGCCAATGGATCGATGACCTGATGGCGAATTGA
- a CDS encoding ankyrin repeat domain-containing protein, protein MIVNSDIVRLGFADFDRRQFIIDDINRTSEDLKASAYMKGELDYDEWNPFMAEDPSYRYAPITEFDRRVIKNYYLLFSALNFDSLHAEKALSLGADPNVQCLVGGRRYYPLIAAATSGDSETVKVLVENGADVNIQQLNGECAVALASSFDHYDMARYLLEHGANPNLEARGGITALAVAENSNMVKLLLAYGADPNIPDSDGDLPIVARIDNDDFLSAGVLVQAGTDLDWKNHMGESARERAIRVGSDLMRRVMGCD, encoded by the coding sequence ATGATTGTCAACAGCGATATTGTGAGGCTTGGGTTTGCCGATTTCGATCGGCGGCAATTCATTATTGATGACATAAATAGAACCAGCGAAGATCTGAAAGCTTCAGCATACATGAAAGGAGAGCTCGACTATGATGAGTGGAATCCTTTTATGGCGGAAGACCCGTCTTACCGATATGCGCCGATAACGGAGTTCGACAGACGGGTCATCAAGAACTACTACCTGCTCTTCAGTGCGCTGAACTTTGATTCCCTGCATGCTGAGAAGGCGTTGAGCTTAGGGGCCGACCCCAATGTGCAGTGCCTTGTTGGAGGAAGGCGCTACTATCCACTCATAGCAGCTGCCACTTCCGGCGATTCTGAAACGGTCAAGGTTCTTGTGGAGAACGGTGCCGACGTGAATATCCAACAGTTAAACGGCGAATGCGCTGTGGCCTTGGCATCTTCGTTCGATCATTACGACATGGCGAGGTACCTTCTGGAGCATGGCGCTAACCCCAATTTGGAAGCTCGAGGAGGAATAACCGCTCTTGCGGTTGCCGAAAACTCCAACATGGTAAAGCTGCTTTTGGCTTATGGCGCCGACCCCAACATTCCTGATTCGGATGGCGATTTGCCCATAGTCGCAAGAATCGACAATGACGATTTCTTATCGGCGGGTGTTCTGGTGCAAGCAGGAACAGATTTAGATTGGAAAAACCACATGGGAGAG